In Erigeron canadensis isolate Cc75 chromosome 1, C_canadensis_v1, whole genome shotgun sequence, a single window of DNA contains:
- the LOC122603039 gene encoding DEAD-box ATP-dependent RNA helicase 8-like: protein MNNNNNNNNRRYPPGIGNGRGGGGYYGGSGGNYQTNPNYQNQPRNPNYQNQQSQQQYNQQQKQQWLRLNPNNNTNNNNPTGSSSSNNNNTNFEVEKTVQSENTTTVDSSSQDWKAQLNIPAADSRFKTEDVTATKGNEFEDYFLKRELLMGIYEKGFERPSPIQEESIPIALTGSDILARAKNGTGKTAAFCIPALEKLDTDNNVIQVVILVPTRELALQTSQVCKELGKHLQIQVMVTTGGTSLKDDIMRLYQPVHLLVGTPGRILDLTKKGICRLNECTMLVMDEADKLLSPEFQPSVEHLISFLPENRQILMFSATFPVTVKDFKDRYLRKPYVVNLMDELTLKGITQFYAFVEERQKVHCLNTLFSKLQINQSIIFCNSVNRVELLAKKITELGYSCFYIHAKMLQDHRNRVFHDFRNGACRNLVCTDLFTRGIDIQAVNVVINFDFPRNAETYLHRVGRSGRFGHLGLAVNLITYEDRFNLYRIEQELGTEIRQIPPQIDQAIYCQ from the exons atgaacaacaacaacaataacaacaaccgCCGGTATCCTCCCGGTATCGGTAACGGCCGTGGCGGCGGAGGATATTACGGCGGCAGCGGTGGCAATTATCAAACAAACCCTAATTACCAAAATCAACCTAGAAACCCTAATTACCAAAATCAACAGTCACAACAACAATATAATCAGCAGCAGAAGCAACAGTGGCTAAGAttaaaccctaataataatactaataataataatcctactggttcttcttcttctaataataataatactaattttGAAGTTGAGAAAACTGTTCAGTCAGAAAACACTACTACCGTCGATTCAAG CTCTCAGGACTGGAAGGCACAACTGAACATACCTGCAGCTGATAGCCGTTTCAAGACTGAG GATGTTACAGCTACCAAAGGAAATGAATTCGAGGACTACTTTTTAAAAAGAGAGCTACTTATGGGAATCTatgaaaaaggttttgaaagGCCTTCTCCCATACAAGAGGAGAGTATTCCTATTGCTTTGACTGGTAGTGATATTCTTGCTAGAGCAAAAAATGGAACCGGGAAGACAGCAGCGTTTTGCATACCAGCACTTGAAAAACTCGATACAGATAACAATGTCATCCAAG TTGTGATACTAGTTCCAACTAGAGAACTGGCTCTTCAGACATCACAAGTTTGCAAGGAACTTGGTAAGCATTTGCAAATTCAAGTAATGGTCACCACTGGAGGAACAAGTTTGAAGGATGATATCATGCGCTTATACCAACCTGTCCATTTGCTCGTTGGTACTCCTGGAAGAATTCTTGATCTAACAAAGAAAGGAATTTGTCGTCTTAATGAGTGCACAATGCTGGTGATGGATGAG GCTGACAAGCTGTTGTCCCCAGAGTTTCAGCCTTCTGTTGAGCATCTTATCAGTTTTCTTCCCGAGAACCGGCAAATATTAATGTTTTCGGCCACATTTCCTGTTACTGTCAAAGATTTCAAAGATAGATACCTAAGAAAACCGTATGTTGTTAATCTAATGGATGAGCTTACTCTTAAAGGTATCACCCAGTTTTATGCTTTTGTTGAAGAAAGACAGAAAGTTCACTGCCTCAACACTCTCTTCTCAAAG TTGCAAATCAACCAGTCAATTATTTTCTGCAACTCTGTGAACCGTGTAGAACTATTAGCCAAAAAGATTACTGAGTTGGGCTATTCTTGCTTTTATATTCATGCTAAAATGTTGCAAGATCACCGCAATAGAGTGTTCCATGACTTCCGCAATGGTGCATGTAGAAATCTTGTTTGTACCG ATCTATTTACAAGAGGTATAGATATCCAAGCAGTCAATGTTgttatcaattttgattttccTAGGAATGCCGAGACCTATTTACACAGG GTGGGTCGTTCTGGAAGATTTGGTCATCTGGGGTTAGCTGTGAATTTGATTACTTATGAAGACCGTTTTAACTT GTATAGGATTGAGCAGGAGCTTGGAACTGAGATAAGACAAATTCCTCCCCAAATTGATCAGGCCATTTATTGTCAGTGA